In one Gopherus evgoodei ecotype Sinaloan lineage chromosome 1, rGopEvg1_v1.p, whole genome shotgun sequence genomic region, the following are encoded:
- the LOC115647757 gene encoding protein SCO2 homolog, mitochondrial: MFQPFPLRSRWPLTPCAAEQLSLQGRSWAFQERAQRRPPAGCARWLVSTANKTVWPSPCLKTWEVGRSGYTKPARWFPGAAAGTHQQRWAAQTLSWNTVTRRQFSQGAPSTGSSAPRIQLGTRLLITCLFGGAALGTWLYLRSEKGRQQKLQRIQELKKLAIGQGDFHLVDHTGQPRSKADFLGQWVLLYFGFTHCPDICPEELEKMSQVVQLLDQEPQLPRVQPVFITVDPERDDVAAVAKYVREFHPRLLGLTGSPEQVREAGRAYRVYYSAGPRDEDNDYIVDHTVIIYLLSPDGLFLDYYNRSKSEAQIVQSIRGHMETYQRLFS, translated from the coding sequence ATGTTCCAGCCCTTCCCGCTCCGGAGTCGCTGGCCATTGACTCCATGCGCTGCCGAGCAGCTCAGCCTCCAGGGGAGATCCTGGGCTTTCCAGGAACGTGCCCAGAGACGCCCTCCAGCCGGCTGTGCCAGGTGGCTTGTGTCGACAGCCAATAAAACAGTCTGGCCGTCACCCTGCTTAAAAACCTGGGAAGTTGGCAGGAGTGGATACACCAAGCCTGCAAGGTGGttcccaggggcagcagcagggacccaCCAGCAGAGGTGGGCAGCACAGACCCTTTCCTGGAACACGGTCACCAGGAGACAGTTCTCCCAGGGGGCCCCATCGACTGGCAGCTCCGCCCCACGGATACAGCTGGGGACTCGGCTGCTCATCACCTGCCTCTTTGGGGGGGCAGCCCTGGGCACGTGGCTCTACCTGCGCTCTGAAAAGGGACGGCAGCAGAAACTGCAGCGCATCCAGGAGCTGAAGAAGCTGGCCATCGGCCAGGGGGACTTCCACCTGGTGGACCACACTGGGCAGCCCCGCTCCAAGGCCGATTTCTTGGGGCAGTGGGTGCTGCTCTACTTCGGCTTCACCCACTGCCCGGACATCTGCCCCGAGGAGCTGGAGAAGATGAGCCAGGTGGTGCAGCTGCTGGACCAGGAGCCGCAGCTGCCCCGGGTGCAGCCCGTCTTCATCACCGTGGACCCCGAGCGGGACGATGTGGCTGCTGTGGCCAAGTACGTGAGGGAGTTCCACCCGCGCCTGCTGGGGCTGACTGGCAGCCCGGAGCAGGTGCGGGAGGCAGGCAGGGCCTATCGCGTGTACTACAGTGCTGGGCCCAGGGACGAGGACAACGACTACATCGTCGACCACACAGTGATCATCTACCTGCTCAGCCCCGACGGGCTCTTCCTGGACTACTACAACCGGAGCAAGAGTGAGGCGCAGATCGTCCAGAGCATCAGGGGGCACATGGAGACCTACCAGAGGCTCTTCAGCTGA